The Zingiber officinale cultivar Zhangliang chromosome 2A, Zo_v1.1, whole genome shotgun sequence genomic sequence GTTTCGCGTCGCCGTTGCGGCTGGTTGACTTGCAGATCCACGCTGAGGCTTCGATTTTGTCGTTTCTGTTTTTGTCTTCGAATCTTTTAGGCAATGAAGTTTCTGGATTGGTACTTGAAGATTGGCGCGGTATCGGCACTGATCGGAGCGTCCATGGAGGTATTCATGATCCACACTGGTTTCTGTAAGTCGTCATCCTTCTTTTCGCCCTGTACTGTTCTTATTCATTTATTTGATGTCTTATGTGGTCTTCCTGCGCTTTGCTTTACCCTAGTGGCGAAAATCGTGTAACCTCTCTTGTCCTAAGCTCCTTGTTTTTTCCCCCTCCACAAGGGGAAGTTCCTGCACTATAGGTCTGTGAATCCGGAGAAAGTTATTGTTTGATTTAGTTAAAGTTGTCCTTTTTTATGTTGGTTACAAATTGAATTCCTATGATGAAGGCAATCATGGAATTGGTTTGGGATGGATTGGGAGTAGGGGCGTTAAACTTCTGAAAAGAGGTACATAGTGAGGGTAACTGGGTACACCTCTATCGAATGAATTGACCATTGTTCAGGTTTTGGCAATGCATTCAGGAGCTTACTCTTCCAAACATTTTATATAGCAAAAGGATCGTTATAATTAATTCCTGATGTTTTATTGAATTAGGAAGTTCCTTGGTGGCTTACCTTGTCTTCGCTACTACCTGAAGCAGCGCAGCAGCCGTGGTCGAGGCAAGGCCTAGTCCCAACCAATCTCAGCATCGCCATTCCCAGTAATGCCAGTCCCCCACCTGTTCAATGAAATGTCAATGTGGGAGTTTTACTTACTGATGGCAACTTGGAAATGGTGTTATAGCTTCAAGATCTGGAAGCACTCAATCGACGTGGGCTCAAAAGGTGTGTGATGCCATTAAACATAGCTTGCATTTTCTGCTCATCAATCATCATGCTGATGAAATATCGTCTCTGCAACTTACCTTATAATATGCTTTGGTTGTGAAATCCTTGCTGTTTTACTTCCTTCAAATGTGGTGCTTTTGGTGCATTGAAGAATGGCATTTAGGTTGATGAATCGTTTACATGTTTGTCACATGTGTTGTTCCTAGAAGACCAAATTGTATACCATAGAAAACCATGATAATCgattaaaattcaatttttatggcaATTTTTAGAGTACATAACTTCTAGAGTGAAGTGCAATTTTCACTCTTATTGTCATATTTTTATATCAACTTGGCTTTGGCTAGACTTATTTTGTGTTGAATCGACCTTACCTATAGACAATTTTGTGTCTCCATGTGAAGAGTGCAGATTCATTCTTTTCAAGTTTTGTATGATTTAAACTTCACCCATTAttgcttttcttttgtaataatgCTTTCAATTTAATTTCTAGTAAATTAGATTAATTCTTTACTTTCAATTAGTTTTATTTACTTTTTAATAGTTTTTTATATCTTAGAATCgtataaaacaaaatttgtatCAAATCATATCGAATAATACCACATTCGTATGATTCTCTTCTATTTTAATACACATGTTTGAACTCCTAAATTCCAAAATGTCAAAGCATTCAGGAGGAAGATCTTTTAATATCATCGGTACCACAAACATCAAAACTATGGAAGCTGATTATACCAATAATCTTcctattatttggtttgtcagtgatcttaatatttggtaatatttggtctttgatgctcacgacagagttccaacgctgcatgattaccttgttcaagcagattgctcgctgcctcagtagctcgcattttcagagTTCCACAGCTCTTCTTTCTTATGATGATCTTGTTCTTGCAGATTTGTGTTTCCTCTGTGGACCCTTTGGCATTTCCttctgcagtggaagcaggtgcCCAAATGGTTAGGATGCGATGAACTTGACTGGTTTCGATCGGATTGTCTGTCATACCAAACATTAAAATCCTTGTGCTAAATGCAGGTGGAAATTGGAAATTATGATTCTTTCTACGAGATGGGAATTCAGTTTTCCCCTGAACAGGTATATGAATCATGATCGTACTTTTCCTTGCAGTTCCTCGAGTATTTTCAGCTATTTCTATCTCGTCACTATTCTGTGGTGCCATTGTCAGATTCTAAAGCTCACTAGAGAAACTAGAAGGATTCTTCCATCCATTACACTGTCTGTAACCGTGCCACA encodes the following:
- the LOC122044005 gene encoding uncharacterized protein ycf23-like: MPVPHLFNEMSMWEFYLLMATWKWCYSFKIWKHSIDVGSKVARIFRVPQLFFLMMILFLQICVSSVDPLAFPSAVEAGAQMVEIGNYDSFYEMGIQFSPEQILKLTRETRRILPSITLSVTVPHMLSLPDQVKLAELLEQEGADIIQTEGGKYSSPSKPGVLGLIEKATPTLAAAYSISRAVQIPVMCSSGLSAVTAPMALTAGAAGVK